The DNA window GCTAGGCCAGTTTCTGCAAGGCGCGCAATCGTTTTACGATGTTGGGATGCGTTGAGAACAACTCGGCCAACCGGTCTAAAGCGGTGACGTTTTTTGTTAGAACGCTCTCAACCAGTTTTTGATCAGTTCGGTAGCTCATTACTCGAGACATCGCAGCTGAGTCAGCCTCAGCCCTATCCGGATCTGAGATGAACAAAGCCTTGAATGACCCCGCTGTGCCAACGTTTCGGCGGGAATGCTTCAACTTATGAGTATAGTCCACGATTTTTGCTAGGCCTTCAGAGAGTTTACGAGGCCCATCATCAACGATGCTGGCGCTGTGACGATCCGCGAAATACTCCCGAAGCCGGCTCAAATACAGAATGAACATCGTTAAGACGAAGTACATGAGAATGCTGACGACACCTATTGCTGCAGCTCCGCCTGAGCCTCTTTCGTTTCTGCTTCGGTACGATGATGACCAGAGCATGGAGAAGCCTATGTAATAGAAGATCGCTGGCAGGATGGAGACAAACATCATGACCTGCACGTCACGATGCTTCAAATGCCCCAACTCGTGCCCTATAACTGCTTCAACCTCTTCGTCATCAAGCGTGTTCAACATTTCCGATGTCACTGCAACTCTGGACCCAGCTATAGGCGAACCATAGGCAAACGCGTTTGGAATTGGCATGTTTGCAACCATGACGCGAGGCTTTTTTAACCCGCTTTTTGCGCTGAGCCTTTCAACCATTTCGTGCAGTCGCGGTTTTTCTGAAGGCGAGACCTCGCGGACACGGTACATGGCGTCGATGAGGTATGGCGCGATGAGCCATTGAAGAAGGTTAAAGGAAATGACGATTATGGGCATCAGAATAAAGTCAACGTTGAACCACCACAAAATAGCTGTGAAGAACAGGGTGGACAAGCCTATGATTGCGGCTAACGTTCCCAGCACGGACATTCGAAGCTGCCACAAACTCATGATTATTCACTACGTCAGAACACAACCAGCGTAACGGAGACTTAAATCCTTTACTTCCACGCGAGTCCGCGTGTCAGAGAAGCGCTTCACAACTGCAATCCGACGGTTTCAATGCAACAAAGACTCTGGGATCTGGCCACATGGAATTTCATGCCCAGAATCTGCTCAGTTAACAAGATGTTTGTGTCCAAATGCTCCGTGACAAGGCGGCTTAAGTAAACTGACTTGCCTTTCGCAAGCGCAACATAAGGCACCAACATATCAGCCAAATGCGAGTCAACAGTAGCCTCGGACTCTATTTCCTTAAGCAGATTCTCAGCGGCTTCTCGCCCTACTGTTTCGCTGGGTTTGCCCAGCTCGCCTATGGCATCTCCGCCCAATAACGCGCCTTTGTCGGTTTCAGCCCACAAAACCAGAGAACTGCCCTTCTGCAGTGGATTCGACATGTCATTACGTATTTCTATTTCTGCCTTCAACCCTGCAGCTTTGAGGCGGTCATTTGCCGCTACTGCTTGACGCTCAGCAACCCTGCGGTCAGCAAGAAAAGTGCAAACGGATACGCCTTTTACGTCTCGTAGTTTTCCGAAGTCGTCTAGGGTTATGGAATCGAGATTTCGGCAGGGCTCAACGTCAAGCAGGATTTCACCCATTCCCTTTGGATAGTAACCATATTTCTGAATGATTAACGAAGCCTTCAAGCCCATACGAGCCAGCATAGGCAGCAGCACATACTTCAGGTAGTTGATTGTAGGCGCGTTTCTCACATCTGTTCCGCCTTTCTTAACATGCAAGTGCACAGGCTTCTCCGCATAGGCGCATATTGGCAGAACAGTTAACAGAAGCATGGGAATGCTGCCCGCAGTTCCTATCTCCGCTTTAACTTCGCCACCGTGTATCTCATTTGGCGTGAACCAAAGCTCACGCGAACCGAGTTTAGCGCCTTTGACTTCGGCGTTGCACAGCTTGGCTGCGGTGAGCACGGCTTCCAGATGCTGTGGGCGCAGTCCAGGTTGAACGCGTTTCTCGCGTATGCGGATGATGTGCAATGGCTTTTTCATAATTGCAGCTAATGCAATGGATAAGCGAAGGATGGTGCCACTGCCACTCTTTTGGCTGCCGTCAATTTCTAACAAGCGACGCAACTCTCACGTTGAATTCGATGGGGGCGCTCTTTACCTTTTTGACGCATGGCGATTAGGACAAAACAGAAATGGCAGCTCACATATCAAAGGATACTGTAAGCTGGCGATTACATGAGCGACAAGAAACCATCCGCTGAAGAACTGGCACAACGAATAGACCAGCTTCTTATTGTATTGAAGGAAATCTCAGAGGACTTGACTGACATTTCGAAGCATTTGAAGGCGCCTGAAACTGGGGCACCCGCTCCTGCTCCTGTAGCCCCTGCACCACCTGCTGCTCGAATGCGAAGCGTAGTGGACATAAAAACTGGGTTTCCAAAGGAGTTGGAAAGCATGCTCTTCTTTGAGGACTCTGGCAACTACATCGTCATCAAACCGCGTCAATACTTGGGCTCGGAAAACTTCGCAAAAATAGCGTCCATAGTGCGCGGCGAAGGCGGCGAATACATAAGCGCAGGCAAAGAATCACATTTCCGAGTTCCGAAAGAACAGAGATAGCAAGCCCTATCTTCAGAAAATTTGTTTCACAGCTTTTTCCATTGCCGTCATGTTATGCTGAAATCTGATTCTAACGGGCATGATTGAAATGCATCCTTCACTTTGAACCACATGAACATCTGTTTCAGGATCAGAATCGCCGTAGTCGGCTAGTCTCCATTGGGCAATTCTGTAGCCCTTTTCCTCTTTCGTGAACAGGTCGCCGTAGCCTTCGTAGGACAGCTTCGTTACTTTCAGTCTTGTGCAATCGGCGTTCTCTGGAACATTGACTGAAATGAGGTCTACATTAGGGGGCATGCCTTTTTCTAGAACGTGTTCAACGATTTTTTGCCCAACGCTTGCTGCTAGCTCCAACTCTGCTAGCGTTATCTTGGATTTGTCTGCTTTTTGATCATCGATTTCACGTTTGCAGTAAGATATGGCTACGGCGGGTATGTTGTGAATGGCGGCTTCCAAGGCTGCGCCAATAGTCCCGGAGTTCAAGAAGTCATCTATCCCCAAGTTTGGACCAAGGTTTATTCCAGCAACTACGACATCAGGTGGGCTCTTAAGGATCTTGTTGACTGCCAGAAGATAGGCATCTGCCGGCGTTCCACCTATGACTCCGTAGGCTTTGGAGTCGTCGCTCAGCTTAACTTCTTCTATTTGCACGTGTCTTGTGGAAGTGATGGCTTTTCCAATTCCGCTAATCTCTTCTTTCGGAGTAACTGCAACAATTTTTCCGAGATGTGCGAGCTTCTTTTTGATAGCCAATAAACCTGAAGCATAAATCCCGTCATCATTGATCAGTAAGATTGTCTTCATTCAACATACCTCGTTTAAGACTCTGGATAGGCGTCTCACATCAAAAAAGTGTTTGCTTCTGGAAAGAAAGACAGAACCCAGTTCGGTATTATTACGGTTTCTAAGCGGGAGTTAATAACATCTGAAAAAACCTGCCTTCCCCAACTCATTACAGCAACATAGAAGTAGTAGTCAACGTACACGCGGCGCGGACTACTTCTGAGCAGAAACCAGCTCGGTGTTATTACGGTTTCTGAACCGCCAGCCGCGAACTAGGATTCATAACGTATGCTGAATTTGTGGAACTCCGCTTTGTAATCTTCCCAGAGAACCTCAGCTTTCATCACACTTGCACCATATGAACCTCGTTTGCAAAATTCCACGAGCCTATCGACGCTCTCCTTTTCGCCTTCGAAAACAGCTTCAACTCTTCCGTCAGGCGTGTTTCTCACCCAGCCGGTTACACCGTGTCTTATGGCTTCATCTTGGGTTTCACTTCGGAAAAATACGCCCTGAACCCTGCCACTAACATAGACGTGAGCCCTAATCTTCAATGATTGACAAACCCTGAAAATCCAATTTATCTGTGGGCATAGTACGCTGTAAGTTTCCATTCGATGCTGTCGATTCTGGCGAAGCCGAAGCGTTCGAACTGTACAGTGGTATCTGGTTTGAGTTGTCGACATGTGTCTTCGGCTATGCCTCTTGCCACAGTTGCATCGGGCATAACCACTTCGCAAGGAATGCCGGTGCCCACGGGCAGCCAATGGATCAGAGGCGCGCCAAGCTTTCTTGCCTCTTCATGACCTTTGCTGTGAAAACTTGCCTCGACAACTCCAGCTTCCACATCCTCGATCCGCATGTTGAAAAGACCCATCAACCGCACGATCTGACCGTTCTTCAACAGATTCGCGTCTTGTGTGGCAATCCAGAATTCGGCAGCGCCTTTTTGTGGTTCTATTCGGAATTCGCGGAAGCCTCGTTTTGAGTTGTCCGGATGGAGCGGCAAGTGAGCTAGGGTGACTTCTGGGATCTTCGTAACCTTGAGTTTTCTCGGGTCACGTACAAAGAAATAACGGTCGGTTATTGGATCGAGCAGTTTTCGATTGACAGCGTAGAGGTTCTCCCAACTCAATGTTACATCCACGGTTTTCGGACCGACTTCAATTATCAGACGTCTTATAGTTTCAGGCAGTATCCCACGTTTTCTTAGAGCGATGAACGTGGCTAATCGGGGGTCATCCCAACCTGTGAACGCGCCTTTCTTTACGCCTTCAACAATCTTTGACTTGCTCAAGAGTCCACCCACGATTTTCATCCGCCCATAGTGGATGGCTTCAGGATAGTGCCAACCAAGATGCTCGTACATGTACTCTTGCCTAGTCTGATTTGCAAGGTGCTCCTTGCCACGTATGATGTGTGTTACGCCCATCAAATGATCATCTACGCCAGCAGAGAAGTTGTAAAGAGGCCAAACGCGATACTTGTCGCCGACTCGAGGGTGAGGATATTTCTTTGGGTTGATTATGCGTAGTGCAGGCCAGTCACGCACTGCTGGATTGGGATGTTTCAAGTCCGTCTTAATCCGCACAACGGCTTCGCCTTCCTTGTACGTTCCATTTAACATGTATTTCCAACGAGCTAGATGCTCACTTGCTGGCAAGTCTCGGCAGGGACACGGCTTCTTTGTTGTGATCAACTTGCGAAACTTTTCGGACGTGCAAGCGCAGACGTATGCGGCGCCGCTTGCCAGAAGCTTTTCAGCATACTCATAGTAGGCGGGGAGTCGATCGCTCTGAATAACTTCCATATCCCATTTGCAGCCAAGCCACTTCAAATCCACAGGAATAGCAGCGTAAAAGGGTAAAGCTGACCTTTTCAATCGTGGATCAGTGTCTTCAAGTCGCACTCTAAACGAACCGTTGTACATTTTGGCGTATTCGTCGCAAAGCACTATGGCTCGCGCGCTACCTAAGTGAAGCATACAGTCCGGATTGGGCGCAAAACGAGTCACGACGCGTTCATATTTGTCGACATTCGATAGTGACGGTAAAGTTCTTTCAACCTCAACTCGCGTCTTGACAAGGGCCTCTGGCCACTTTTCCTCTACGATTTTCTTCTGTTTCTCAATGGGAAGTTTATTCACTTCGGCAACGATGCCTTGGATAATCGGCGCAATTTCCTTTATCTTTGTCTTCAGTTGAGGCTGCTCAGTTAGTAGTTTTCCAAGAACAGGCTGGAACTGCGCTTTTCCTCCATAGTTAAGCGCGTTTAGAAGCGCGATTTTCTTTATGGCTTCCCTTTCCGTGTTATCTACCATGCTGCGCGCACTCTTCATGAAGCCCTAGAGCTTCTTCGATTACATGCCCCTTTCGACGAGGTAGTCGGCAAAGGCTTTCAGTTTTTCCTTACCTTCACACGGTGAAAGTAACCTGTCCACTTCTTCCCAGCTCCCAGTCACAAGTTTTTTGGCGAATTGTCTGGCGTATTCAATTGAGCCGTATTGCTTCATGATTTGAATTGCTTCATCTTTCAGCTTTTGGTCATCGGTGTGCATTTTGAGAATCGCGTCTAGTCTCTTCTTGTCAGCTAGCTTCGCCTTCTCGAGTGTGTGAATCAGGATTAGACTTCGCTTGCCTTCTGTTATGTCTTGACCTCGTCCGCCCTTCTTTGCAGCGAATTCTTTGCTCGTCAAATCAAGAACGTCGTCTTGAATCTGAAAGGCTATCCCCAAGGCTTCAGCAAACCGTCCCAACCTCTCAACCGTGTCACTGCTTGCCTCACATAAGACAGACGCAATCTCAGCCGCCATCCTGGCCAACGTGCCAGTCTTGTAAGCGCACATCTGCATATACTGCGTCTCAGTCAGCTTGTCAGTGTCTGCCAAGCCCTTATGCCAAGCGATGTCCATGGCTTGCCCTAAGCTCAGATTGATCATATCGCGGATGTAGATTTCATAGATTCGACTCAACTTCTCGGCGCCTATCTTGTCACGGTTTAGGATTAGCGTCAACAAGGGCAAGTAGTACATGGAATTTCCAGCGTTGATCGCCACATCAAGGCCGAACAGCTTATGGGTGCAGGGTTTGCCTCTTCGAAGCTCAGAGTCGTCCTCAATGTCATCAATCATGATGGTTCCATTGTGAATGACCTCTGGAATAATGGCAAAATCCTGCAGGTTCTTCGAGTCCTTACCTAAGGCTTCTACAACAAGCAGAAACAAAGATGGTCGCCACCGTTTGCCGCCGCGGTCAAGGAAATCCCATATGGGACTAGCTATCGCTTTGTCCAGTGCTTCAATATTGAAATCGTATCGAGGCGGGCTCTGTGAAAAAACACTCGCTGATCGGTCGAATTTTCTTGGGATGTAGCGCTCAATTAGTTTGTCGACAATTTGCGCGTTTTCCTCAAGCAATTTTTCCACGTCAATCTTCATTTCCTCACCTCTGTCTCGAAAGCCTGCCTAGAGGTCTCGTCTCGCGTAGTTTTGAGGCTCAAAGCCACGCATCACCAACCAATCAGCCATTTTCCCAGTAACGATTAAAGGTGCTCTGCGGAGTTTTTGAACTGAGTTCGCGCCAACCAGAAACATCGTGGTCTTCAACTCATCCAAGAGGAGTTGCAGCTTCTTTTTCGCTTCCTGTGCGCCATGAAACGCGGGATCCAAAATAGGGTACGCCACACCGGTGAGACTGGCACCCAAAGCCAACGCTTTAGCCAAGTCTATGCCAGAACGCAATCCGCCTGAAGCGATAACCGGAATGTGAACCACTTGGGTTGTTTCTATCAAACTTGCGGCTGTGGGAATGCCCCAGTCCCAGAAGGTTTCGCCCAGCCTTTGACGAGTTTCATCTCTTTCCTTCTTAGCTCTGAAATACTCAACCGCTGTCCAGCTTGTTCCGCCTGCTCCTGCAATGTCGATGCCTGCGATTCCTAAGGCTTCAAGTTGTTTAGCTTCAGCGGCGCCTATTCCGCAACCTACTTCTTTGACGATGACTGGTATGTCTACACCGTCAACTATCGCCTGAATTCTGGCGGCTACGCCGTTGAAAGTGGTCTCGCCTTCTGGTTGAATTGCCTCTTGCAAAGGGTTTAGATGGATTAGCAAGGCGTCTGCTTCCAGCATTTCTACTGCTTTCTTGGCCTCTTTGGCTCCGTACCCTTTTGCTAACTGCGGCGCACCAATGTTAGCCATGATGAATGCGTTAGGGGCCTCCTTGCGAGTTACTGCAAACGTGCCTTCTACGGTTGTACTTTCGAAGGCTGTTCGTTGGCTTCCAACGCCCATTCCCAAACCTAGCTCTTCAACCGCTTTCGCAATTGCCACGTTGACCTTGCTTCCGTTACGTGTGCCTCCTGTCATTGACTCAACGATCAACGGAGCTGAGAACTTGTGATTGAAGGTCTTACCAGACAGGTTTATTTCTTCTAAGTTTATTTCTGGCAAAGCCTTGTGTATCATGTGAATTTCTTCAAAGCCGGTTGTAGTGTGTCTTGCTTGAACGTTCTCTCTTAGGCAGATGTCCAGATGCTCATCTTTTCTTTCTTCAGTTTTCTTCGACAATTCGCTTTTCGCTCCTCATTCTTTCTGGATGTGGGTGCCGATGACTCTTTCGCCTCGCAAAGCCTTGTAGACTAAGTGGGGTTTTGATGCATTTACAATTAACGCCGCGATTCCCTTCTCGATTGCGGGCATGAGCTCAATTATCTTGCCGTGAATGCCTCCTGTTACGTCATGGGCAGTTGATGTTTGGAGTTGTTTCTGTAATTCTCTCAGCTCATCAAGGGTACAATCTTCAATGAAATTAGTTGGTCTAGTCCCTTTAGGATCAGCCGTGAACAATCCGTCTTCATCAATGCCAATTACCATTCTCTCAGCATTCAACTGTATGGCAATCGAAGCCACCAGTTGGTCGCCGGACAAAATTGTGAAACCCAAGTCGAGGTCGAGAACAGCGTCGCCGTAAAGAAGTGGCACAAAGTCCATGGAAAGCAGCCTTTTCAAAGGTTCGTCTATTGCAGCTATTATTCGACCTGACTTCGTGACTGTTAGGGATGAAGGTGCTATCGTCACCGCGGGGATATTATGCTTTATTAGAGCTTTCAAGACTATGTTGTTCAACGTTATCATCGATTGGTGCGTCTCAGAAAAACCCAGTAGCTGAGAGGCTTCGCCTTGAAAGCCTTCTTTTATCGAGTATTTCTTCGCTAACGGGTGACCGAAAGAGCCGCCGCCGTGAACGATTATGAGTTGTGGTATTTTGGCTTCAGCAATTTCTGCTGCAAGTCTGTTGATTGCATCTTGATTGGCTGTGAAATCCTTGTCCTTGTACGTTATTGCTGAGCCGCCAAGTTTGAGAACTACTGGCCTAACGTTCAATTCTGACGCCTTCGTCGGTCTTACAAGCCTCAAACGCCGTTCCGCCAGCCCGTTCGATTGCCACCATGACTCTTTTTAGCTTCTTTTCTTCCGCCAATGCGATCATGCATCCGCCTCCGCCTCCTCCAGTGAGTTTGGCACCAAACGCCCCGCTCCGCCGAGCCGCAAAAATCAGACGTTCAAGAGATTCATGGGATACGTCAACAGCGCAAAGCAACGCATGATTCATGTTCATTAGCTCTCCAGCAGTTTGGAGGTTCCCTTGTCTCAGCGCTTCAGCAGCTTCTAGAGCGATTCTCGCGCCAGTGACTATTATCAATTTCATTATTGATGGAAAATTCTCATTCATTCGCCTGACTTTTGCAACCAGCTCGCCAGTTGACCGCTCAACCCGCGTATTGCCTACGACCAAAGGAATGTTTGCATGCACATTTAGGTTGATGAAATCCTTGTCTCTTTGAAACTGAAGTGCTCCACCATATGTTGCGATAGCTGGATCAATTCCAGATGGCGTGCCGTGAACGAGCCGCTCTGACTCATAAGCCATCCTAAAAATCTCATCGCGGGAAAGCTCGATTCCCAAAAGATTGCTGACCGCGGCAACTGTTGACGTTGCAACAGCCGCAGACGAGCCTAAGCCAGCAGACACTGGAATACTGGATTTGATACGCAGATCGATGCCTACTTTCTTGTCTGCCCTTTCAAGAGCCAGTTGAACAGCTCTTCTTACAGGTTCAAGTCTGAAACGGCCTTTCGCGCCGCCCCTCTTCGCTTGAAACCTGTCCCCTTTGAAGACGCCTGAGATGCCTAGGTCGACGGAGTTTATACTTATCCGGTTATCCTTTCTCACTTGGGCAGTGGCGCTTGCGCGTTTGTCAATTGCCACCACAATAGCGGGTTGACCGTAAACAACAAAGTGTTCACCAAAAAGAATGACTTTTGCAGGTGCGGACGCAGTCACAACCTTACTTTTCAAATCAGTCATGCTAAACTACCTTGTGAAGACTAAAGACGCGTAGCCTACAACAGCTGAACGGTCGCCTATAACATCCCCACTTGTTTTGTAACACAGCAGTTTGCCCTCTCGCGCGCCTAGCTCTTTTGCAGCTGTTATCGCAGCTATGGTTGGTCCATAACCGCACATCGTAACTTGGAAGCCCTCAACCGCTGAGTAAAGCCCCTTCTCGTCCAGCTTCATTGCCGCTTCGAGCACGGTTTTGTCTTTTTGTTCAGCAATTTTTTGGGGTTCATAATGTGTCATATCGGTTGAGGCGATTACCAAGCCGGCTTTTCCTCTTAAAGCCTTAGCCACGGCCATGCCGACCTCGCGACTTGACTCCAAGTCTTGCATAAGAAAGCAAATTGGCACAAACTTGAAGCCTGAACCGTAGAGATACTGAAGCCAAGGCAGTTGAACCTCGATTGAGTGTTCTTGCGTATGGGCTGTGTCGTCGACATCAATAACCGCGGATTCTTTTATTATGCTGTCTCCGACTGCCGTATCGAGTTCAACTTCCCCAAGCGGTGTGCGCCATACTCCTTCTTTCATTATAGCCAAACCGCTGCCCCTCCCGGTGTGGTTGGGACCAAATATCACGACAGTTTCAGGTTTGCCATCCAAAGCTAAGTGATGATAGCCGTGAGCCGCTACAGGTCCAGAGTACATGTAACCTGCGTGAGGGCTAACCATTCCAACAATGTTCCGCAGCTTGCCCTGAGAAGCTTTTGGCAGAGCTTTCGGTCCAAGTTCATGCCTGAAGCAGCCTTCTATTTGAGCCTTCAGCGATGTGGCGTTGCCCTCGTAGAACGTTCCAGCGTATGCGGGACTTCTCACTTTCAAGGCTTGCGCCTCTTTGTGAGGGCTATTCTTCTTTCGTCAGCTTCACTTCGAAGTCGTCAATCGTAAGCGCTGGATTGCCATCTGGTGGAAGCTCGCCTCTTTCGCGCAGAATCTGACGTGTCAGAAGCCAATAAATAACTGCCAGCGCTCGTCTGCCCTTATTGTTTGTCGGAATAACCAAATCAACACCGGCAAACTCGTTGTCTGTGCTGCACAATGCTATCACTGGAATGCCAATGGCTCCTGCCTCCTTCACAGCTTGCGCGTCTGCTTTGGGGTCAGAGACTATCACAATATTGGGTTCAATGCGTCCAGCATACAAGGGATTTGAAAGCATGCCCGGAATGAAACGTCCTATTATTGGGGTTGCCTTGGTGAGTTCGCAGAACCGCTTAACTGGCTCACGAGCGTAGAGACGTGCAGCAATTGCCACGATTCTTGAAGGCTCAAAGCGAGCCAAGAACTTGGATGCAGCTCTGATGCGTTCATCTGTTTTCTTGACGTCTAAGACAAAAAGCCCATCCGGGCGCACTCTGTAAATGAACGTGGCCATGTCTTTGGTTTTCATTCTTGTGCCTATATGTATGCCTGCTGACAGTAAGGTGTCCTGCGGTAGAAGCAGTTCCTCGCCAACTCGGACTTCAGCTTCGGTTGGCGCGTCTGCTGCTGCTTCTGTTGAAGCTTCTGCTGAAACTGGAACGTCTGGAACGTCTAAGGCTTCAGGCGTAGATGATTTTTCTTCTTTGTTCTCTTCTGCTGACATGAGTATTCGCCCTTCTATAGTGTTAGTGCTGCCATTTTAGCACTTCCCTTGAGCATCTCCTCAATTCGGATAAGCTCATTCAATATGGCTGTTCGAGCGCCCTCGACAACGCCCGCTTTTATTATTGGGCATCGAAACGCCACAGAAAGATGGGCTATGTGAGCTTCGGTGGTTTCTCCTGACCGATGCGACATAACAGGCACGTAACCTGCCCTCTGCGCAAGTTCGGTGGCTTGCCAAGCATCTGTAAGCGTTCCCACCTGATTGCCCTTGATAATTGAAGCGTTTGCCGCGCCCATTTTAATCCCTTTTTGCATGCGCTTAATGTTTGTTACGAAGAGGTCGTCGCCACAGACCAAACAGTTTCCAACTTTCTTTGTCAGTTCTGCGAAGCTGGCAAAATCCTCTTCATGGAATGGGTCTTCCACGTAAACAAGCTTGTATGCTTTGACAAGACGGAAAACAAAATCCAATTGCTCGCCCGTGTCTCGTTTGACGTTGTCTCTTTTGTACACGTAACGTTTCTTTTTCGAGTCCCAAAGGGTCGAGGCAGCCATATCCATGCCGACGCAGCATTTAACCCCTGTTTCGTCAGAGGCTTTCTGGCACATGGAAGCCACGATGTCCAGCGCTTCCTCGTTTTCCATGTTTGGCGCCCACGCACCTTCATCAGTTCTACCCCCGGTGAAAGTGGGGTCCTTTTTCTCAAGGACAGCGCCAACCCTTTGATGCACATGAATGTTAGCTTTCACAGCCTCGAAAAATGAGCCAACTTCCAAAGGCAACGCCAAAAACTCCTGAATATCTGGTGCCTGAGCTCTCGCATGTCGCCCGCCGCCTAGCACATTTCCAAGCGGATGCGGAAGCTCATTGGCAAGCCTGCCTGCTAGATGCTCGAAAAGTGAAACGCCGTCTGAGACAGCTGCGGCTTCGGCAACAGCTAAAGAAATCGCGTATGATGTATTTCCGCCAATATTCCGGAAGTCGTTCGTCCCGTCGATTTTGTGAAGCAGGGCGTCAATCTTCTCTTGTTTTTGCGTATCCACGCCGATCAGTTTCGGGGCAATAATCTGCTTGACTTTTCTGATGGCTTCATCAACGTCTCCT is part of the Candidatus Bathyarchaeia archaeon genome and encodes:
- a CDS encoding zinc metalloprotease HtpX, whose amino-acid sequence is MSLWQLRMSVLGTLAAIIGLSTLFFTAILWWFNVDFILMPIIVISFNLLQWLIAPYLIDAMYRVREVSPSEKPRLHEMVERLSAKSGLKKPRVMVANMPIPNAFAYGSPIAGSRVAVTSEMLNTLDDEEVEAVIGHELGHLKHRDVQVMMFVSILPAIFYYIGFSMLWSSSYRSRNERGSGGAAAIGVVSILMYFVLTMFILYLSRLREYFADRHSASIVDDGPRKLSEGLAKIVDYTHKLKHSRRNVGTAGSFKALFISDPDRAEADSAAMSRVMSYRTDQKLVESVLTKNVTALDRLAELFSTHPNIVKRLRALQKLA
- the rtcA gene encoding RNA 3'-terminal phosphate cyclase, whose product is MLEIDGSQKSGSGTILRLSIALAAIMKKPLHIIRIREKRVQPGLRPQHLEAVLTAAKLCNAEVKGAKLGSRELWFTPNEIHGGEVKAEIGTAGSIPMLLLTVLPICAYAEKPVHLHVKKGGTDVRNAPTINYLKYVLLPMLARMGLKASLIIQKYGYYPKGMGEILLDVEPCRNLDSITLDDFGKLRDVKGVSVCTFLADRRVAERQAVAANDRLKAAGLKAEIEIRNDMSNPLQKGSSLVLWAETDKGALLGGDAIGELGKPSETVGREAAENLLKEIESEATVDSHLADMLVPYVALAKGKSVYLSRLVTEHLDTNILLTEQILGMKFHVARSQSLCCIETVGLQL
- the surE gene encoding 5'/3'-nucleotidase SurE; translation: MKTILLINDDGIYASGLLAIKKKLAHLGKIVAVTPKEEISGIGKAITSTRHVQIEEVKLSDDSKAYGVIGGTPADAYLLAVNKILKSPPDVVVAGINLGPNLGIDDFLNSGTIGAALEAAIHNIPAVAISYCKREIDDQKADKSKITLAELELAASVGQKIVEHVLEKGMPPNVDLISVNVPENADCTRLKVTKLSYEGYGDLFTKEEKGYRIAQWRLADYGDSDPETDVHVVQSEGCISIMPVRIRFQHNMTAMEKAVKQIF
- a CDS encoding acylphosphatase codes for the protein MKIRAHVYVSGRVQGVFFRSETQDEAIRHGVTGWVRNTPDGRVEAVFEGEKESVDRLVEFCKRGSYGASVMKAEVLWEDYKAEFHKFSIRYES
- a CDS encoding glutamate--tRNA ligase produces the protein MVDNTEREAIKKIALLNALNYGGKAQFQPVLGKLLTEQPQLKTKIKEIAPIIQGIVAEVNKLPIEKQKKIVEEKWPEALVKTRVEVERTLPSLSNVDKYERVVTRFAPNPDCMLHLGSARAIVLCDEYAKMYNGSFRVRLEDTDPRLKRSALPFYAAIPVDLKWLGCKWDMEVIQSDRLPAYYEYAEKLLASGAAYVCACTSEKFRKLITTKKPCPCRDLPASEHLARWKYMLNGTYKEGEAVVRIKTDLKHPNPAVRDWPALRIINPKKYPHPRVGDKYRVWPLYNFSAGVDDHLMGVTHIIRGKEHLANQTRQEYMYEHLGWHYPEAIHYGRMKIVGGLLSKSKIVEGVKKGAFTGWDDPRLATFIALRKRGILPETIRRLIIEVGPKTVDVTLSWENLYAVNRKLLDPITDRYFFVRDPRKLKVTKIPEVTLAHLPLHPDNSKRGFREFRIEPQKGAAEFWIATQDANLLKNGQIVRLMGLFNMRIEDVEAGVVEASFHSKGHEEARKLGAPLIHWLPVGTGIPCEVVMPDATVARGIAEDTCRQLKPDTTVQFERFGFARIDSIEWKLTAYYAHR
- a CDS encoding polyprenyl synthetase family protein, which translates into the protein MKIDVEKLLEENAQIVDKLIERYIPRKFDRSASVFSQSPPRYDFNIEALDKAIASPIWDFLDRGGKRWRPSLFLLVVEALGKDSKNLQDFAIIPEVIHNGTIMIDDIEDDSELRRGKPCTHKLFGLDVAINAGNSMYYLPLLTLILNRDKIGAEKLSRIYEIYIRDMINLSLGQAMDIAWHKGLADTDKLTETQYMQMCAYKTGTLARMAAEIASVLCEASSDTVERLGRFAEALGIAFQIQDDVLDLTSKEFAAKKGGRGQDITEGKRSLILIHTLEKAKLADKKRLDAILKMHTDDQKLKDEAIQIMKQYGSIEYARQFAKKLVTGSWEEVDRLLSPCEGKEKLKAFADYLVERGM
- the fni gene encoding type 2 isopentenyl-diphosphate Delta-isomerase encodes the protein MSKKTEERKDEHLDICLRENVQARHTTTGFEEIHMIHKALPEINLEEINLSGKTFNHKFSAPLIVESMTGGTRNGSKVNVAIAKAVEELGLGMGVGSQRTAFESTTVEGTFAVTRKEAPNAFIMANIGAPQLAKGYGAKEAKKAVEMLEADALLIHLNPLQEAIQPEGETTFNGVAARIQAIVDGVDIPVIVKEVGCGIGAAEAKQLEALGIAGIDIAGAGGTSWTAVEYFRAKKERDETRQRLGETFWDWGIPTAASLIETTQVVHIPVIASGGLRSGIDLAKALALGASLTGVAYPILDPAFHGAQEAKKKLQLLLDELKTTMFLVGANSVQKLRRAPLIVTGKMADWLVMRGFEPQNYARRDL
- a CDS encoding isopentenyl phosphate kinase: MNVRPVVLKLGGSAITYKDKDFTANQDAINRLAAEIAEAKIPQLIIVHGGGSFGHPLAKKYSIKEGFQGEASQLLGFSETHQSMITLNNIVLKALIKHNIPAVTIAPSSLTVTKSGRIIAAIDEPLKRLLSMDFVPLLYGDAVLDLDLGFTILSGDQLVASIAIQLNAERMVIGIDEDGLFTADPKGTRPTNFIEDCTLDELRELQKQLQTSTAHDVTGGIHGKIIELMPAIEKGIAALIVNASKPHLVYKALRGERVIGTHIQKE
- the mvk gene encoding mevalonate kinase, encoding MTDLKSKVVTASAPAKVILFGEHFVVYGQPAIVVAIDKRASATAQVRKDNRISINSVDLGISGVFKGDRFQAKRGGAKGRFRLEPVRRAVQLALERADKKVGIDLRIKSSIPVSAGLGSSAAVATSTVAAVSNLLGIELSRDEIFRMAYESERLVHGTPSGIDPAIATYGGALQFQRDKDFINLNVHANIPLVVGNTRVERSTGELVAKVRRMNENFPSIMKLIIVTGARIALEAAEALRQGNLQTAGELMNMNHALLCAVDVSHESLERLIFAARRSGAFGAKLTGGGGGGCMIALAEEKKLKRVMVAIERAGGTAFEACKTDEGVRIER